The following proteins come from a genomic window of Gadus morhua chromosome 11, gadMor3.0, whole genome shotgun sequence:
- the LOC115554381 gene encoding trypsin-3 has translation MKYFILFALFAVAFAAPLEDEDDKIVGGYECRKHSAAYQVSLTSGYHFCGGSLISSTWVVSAAHCYKSRIQVRLGEHNIATNEGTEQFINSVKVIKHPRYSSRNLDNDIMLIKLSKPATLNSYVRAVSLPSSCAGSGSRCLISGWGNTLASGSNSPDRLMCLDAPILSDSSCKSAYPGQITSNMFCAGFLEGGKDSCQGDSGGPVVCNGQLQGVVSWGYGCAQRNKPGVYAKVCNYNSWIRSTMSSN, from the exons ATGAAGTACTTCATCTTATTTGCCCTCTTTGCTGTGGCCT TCGCTGCCCCcctggaggatgaggatgacaaGATTGTGGGGGGATACGAGTGCAGGAAGCACTCGGCAGCCTACCAGGTGTCCCTGACCTCCGGCTACCACTTCTGTGGTGGCTCCCTGATCTCCAGCACCTGGGTGGTCTCTGCTGCTCACTGCTACAAGTC CCGCATCCAGGTGCGTCTCGGAGAGCACAACATCGCTACCAATGAGGGCACAGAGCAGTTCATCAACTCTGTGAAGGTCATCAAGCACCCCAGATACAGCAGCCGCAACCTGGACAACGACATCATGCTGATCAAGCTGAGCAAGCCCGCCACCCTGAACAGCTACGTCCGCGCCGTGTCCCTGCCCTCCAGCTGTGCCGGCTCTGGAAGCCGTTGTCTGATCTCTGGATGGGGAAACACCCTCGCCTCTGGCT CCAACTCACCCGACCGCCTGATGTGCCTGGATGCCCCCATCCTGAGTGACAGCAGCTGCAAGAGTGCCTACCCTGGACAGATCACCTCCAACATGTTCTGTGCTGGATTCCTTGAGGGAGGCAAGGACTCCTGCCAG GGTGACTCCGGTGGCCCCGTGGTGTGCAATGGGCAGCTCCAGGGAGTGGTGTCCTGGGGTTATGGATGTGCCCAGAGGAACAAGCCTGGTGTCTACGCCAAGGTCTGCAACTACAACTCCTGGATCAGGAGCACCATGTCCTCCAACTAA